In a single window of the Arachis hypogaea cultivar Tifrunner chromosome 6, arahy.Tifrunner.gnm2.J5K5, whole genome shotgun sequence genome:
- the LOC112755634 gene encoding replication protein A 32 kDa subunit A has translation MFSGSQFDATTAFSGGGFMASQSTNLNDSSPSAAKSRETQGLIPVTVKQISEASHSGDEKSNFVINGIDVNNVTLVGMMFEKAERTTDVNFVLDDGTGRIKCRRWVNEAFDTKEMEEVQDGMYVRVYGHLKSFQGVKQLVVFSVRPVTNFDEISFHFVDCIHNHLHTKVKAEGITPANPSSGSSLITPVKNASNGSQEPSSNPGYAQYSVDGLKDCDKLVMDYLQQHSDMSDERGIHVNELSRELKLPMDKIMLSLKTLGDDGLVYSTIDDYHYKQA, from the exons ATGTTCTCTGGCTCCCAGTTCGACGCCACCACCGCCTTCTCCGGCGGCGGTTTCATGGCATCCCAATCCACCAACCTCAATGATTCATCCCCTTCCGCCGCTAAA agcCGTGAAACTCAGGGTTTGATTCCGGTGACAGTGAAGCAGATAAGTGAAGCTTCGCATTCTGGTGATGAAAAATCGAATTTTGTGATTAACGGTATTGATGTAAACAAT GTTACATTGGTTGGAATGATGTTTGAGAAAGCTGAGAGAACCACTGATGTTAATTTTGTTTTGGATGATGGAACTGGACGAATCAAATGCCGAAGATG GGTCAATGAGGCTTTTGACACCAAAGAAATGGAAGAAGTACA GGATGGTATGTATGTTCGTGTTTATGGCCACTTGAAAAGCTTTCAAGGTGTGAAGCAGCTTGTTGTCTTCTCAGTCAG GCCTGTGACAAATTTTGACGAGATCTCATTTCACTTTGTTGATTGCATACATAATCACCTCCACACCAAAGTAAAG GCAGAAGGAATCACTCCTGCAAATCCTTCATCAGGCTCATCTTTGATCACTCCTGTCAAAAATGCATCGAATGGTTCACAGGAACCGTCATCTAATCCA GGGTATGCTCAGTATAGTGTGGATGGACTCAAGGATTGTGATAAATTGGTTATGGACTATCTGCAACAGCATTCAGACAT GTCGGATGAACGAGGAATACATGTCAATGAACTATCTCGAGAACTTAAGCTTCCAATGGACAAGATCAT GTTGTCTCTAAAGACTCTCGGAGATGATGGTTTAGTGTACTCCACCATAGATGACTACCATTACAAACAAGCTTGA